CCACTGGGTCCATGGTCTGCTTTATCTCGGCCTGCTGGGCGTGCCGCTGCTGGGCTGGGCAGGCATTTCGGATTTCGGGGCGCTGGGGATCTATGCCGGCTGGTCGCTGCCGGCGATCTGGCCGGAGGGGGCCGGTCATGCGGCATGGCTGTTTCGGAGCCACGCCATCCTGGCCTTCCTGCTGCTGGGCTGCGTCGCCATCCATCTCGGGATCGCGCTCGGTGCCTATATCGAGCGCGGTGGTACCGGCGCGCGAACCAGGCGCGGTGCGCCTGAAGGCATGAACGGGGCTTCCCCTTCGCCGCCTTCTGTGCCATAGGCCCCACCTCACTTGCGTGGAAGGCATGCCGGTCGCCAGCCGGAGGTTCATGCCGCACCACGCTCTGCAACATCCCGACCCCGGGCGGATCTGATCCGCGGGCGGGACGTCGTCGTTCCGATCGGCATCGGGGCAGGCGGCAGGAGCAGCCATCATGGCAAAGAAGATCACGGGTTACGTGAAGCTTCAGGTTCCGGCGGGCGCGGCCAATCCGTCGCCGCCGATCGGTCCGGCGCTGGGTCAGCGCGGCCTCAACATCATGGAATTCTGCAAGGCCTTCAATGCGAAGACCGCGCAGATGGAGAAGGGCATGCCGATCCCGGTGATCATCACCGCGTATCAGGACCGCTCCTTCACCTTCGAGATGAAGCAGCCGCCGGTCTCGTACTGGCTGAAGAAGGCTGCCGGCCTGACCTCGGGTTCCAAGACCCCGGGCCGCGGCGGCAATGTTGGCAAGGTCACCATCGCCCAGATCAACGAGATCGCCGAAAAGAAGATGGCCGATCTCAACTGCGATTCGGTCGAATCCGCCTCGTCCATGATCAAGGGCTCCGCCCGGTCGATGGGCCTGGAAGTCGTGGGCTGAGGGGGCGAAAATGGCACATATCGGAAAGCGCGTGGTCAAGGGCCGTGATGGCATCGACCGCACCAAGCTGTATCCCCTCACCGAGGCCGTCGGCCTGGTGAAGGAGCGGGCGACCGCCAAGTTCGACGAGACCGTCGAGGTCTCGATGAATCTCGGCGTCGATCCGCGTCACGCCGACCAGATGGTCCGCGGCGTCTGCAATCTGCCCAACGGCTCGGGCCGCGTTCTGCGCGTCGCCGTGTTCGCCCGCGGCGCCAAGGCCGAGGAGGCCAAGAAGGCCGGTGCCGACATCGTCGGCGCGGAGGACCTGGTCGAGATCGTCCAGAAGGGCACGATCGACTTCGATCGCTGCATCGCGACCCCGGACATGATGCCGCTCGTCGGCCGTCTCGGTAAGGTGCTGGGCCCGCGCGGCCTGATGCCGAACCCGAAGGTCGGTACCGTCACCATGGACCTGACCAATGCGGTCGCGGCCTCCAAGGGCGGTTCGGTCGAGTTCCGCGTCGAGAAGGCCGGCATCGTGCATGCCGCCGTCGGCAAGGTCTCGTTCACGGCCGAGAAGCTGGCCGAGAACATCAAGGCCTTCGCCGACTCCGTCGCCAAGGCCAAGCCGGCCGGCGCCAAGGGCACCTATATCCAGCGCGTCGCGATCTCCTCGACGATGGGTCCGGGCGTCAAGATCGAGCCGAACACCGTTCTGGGCGGCTGATGCCGTATTTCGCGCCGTGGCCGGCCTCGTGCCGGCCCGGCGTTCCGGCCCCCTGAACGGGGCCGGCCGCGGAGGCTCCGCATGGAGATCCGCAGGATGCCACTTGGCAGAGACGGGCGAAGGCGCTATGACGCCGGCCTGTTTCCATAAGTGATGTGGGCTCCGGCGTGCTCGTCGCGCAGGGGTCCGTTTCGCGTTTTTTGGCGGTTCGCCGCCGAAAGATGGGTGTTTGGGGTGCAGCGAGCAATCGCGGGACCCGAATCGTCCAGTCCTGTCTGAGACTGCAGGTGCATCGAGGGCCTCGGCCCGAGGGCATAATTTCGCCAAGAGGCCTGCATAGACGGTGCAAGAGCTCGAAGGGGGTCGCAAGACCCCGAAGACGGTTCGAACCATCTCGCCCGATCACGGCCTCGCGCCGGAGAGGGGACAGGGCACTGAGCGTCGCTCCGCCAAAGCGCCGGTGTCAACCGGGGCTTCGAAGGAGCGGCAGTGCAACCGGCGGCGAGCCCTTACAGGCCTGCCGCCTACCGGAGAGAGCCCAGTGGATAAAGCGGCAAAGACAGATGCCGTCGCGACGCTGAACGAGGTGTTTGCGAACACTTCGGTCGTCGTCGTGGCCCACTATGCGGGTTTGACGGTGGCCCAGTTCCAGAAGCTTCGTCGCGAGATGAAGGCCAATGGCGCCACCGTGAAGGTCGCAAAGAACCGGCTGGCCAAGATCGCTCTTGAAGGCACCGACGTCGCGTCCATCAGCAAGCTGCTGACGGGTCCCACCCTGATCGCTTATTCCAACGATCCGGTCGCGGCGCCGAAGGTCGCCACCGCTTTCGCCAAGGACAATGACAAGCTCGTCATCCTCGGCGGCGCGATGGGCAAGACCGCCCTGAACCCCGATGGCGTCAAGGCTCTGGCCACGATGCCCTCGCTCGACGAACTGCGCGCCAAGCTGCTCGGCCTCATCCAGGCCCCGGCAACGAAGATCGCCCAGCTCTCGACCGCCCCGGCTGCCAAGCTGGCGCGCGTGTTCCAGGCATATGCCGACAAGGATGCGGCCTGATCCAGGCCAGTTACCCCTGATATCGTTCGAACCTCTTACCTATATAGGAGCCTACAATGGCTGATCTGACCAAGCTCGTCGACGAGCTCTCCTCGCTGACCGTCCTCGAGGCGGCCGACCTCGCCAAGATGCTCGAAGAGAAGTGGGGCGTCTCCGCCGCCGCCGCCGTCGCCGTGGCCGCTGGCCCCGCCGGTGCCGCTCCGGCCGCCGCCGCCGAAGAGCAGACCGAGTTCACCGTTGTCCTGGCCTCGGCCGGCGACAAGAAGATCGAGGTCATCAAGGAAGTCCGCGCCATCACCGGCCTGGGCCTGAAGGAGGCCAAGGATCTGGTCGAGGCCGCTCCGAAGCCTGTCAAGGAGTCGGTCGGCAAGGACGAGGCCGAGAAGCTCAAGAAGCAGCTCGAGGCCGTCGGCGCCAAGGTCGAGCTCAAGTGAGCAGGGCCGGCATCTTGCCGGTCCGACCCTAGACGAGACCAGACAGTCCCGGGGCGGGCATCCGCCTCCGGGGCTGTCGCGTCGTTTCCGCGGATCGATGCGGAAACGATCAATGAAGCGCCGGCCTCAACGCCAAGTTGCAAGCTGCGCGATGACGAAATTGGCGGCGCGATGATGCGCCGAACGGCTCACCCGGCGGCCCGTCCGCCCTTTGCCCGGACCGCCGGGTGAGCCGTCCGTAGAGATTGCGAGGAACAAGATGGTCAATTCGCTCCAGGGCCGCAGGCGCGTCCGCAAGTTCTTCGGGAAACTCAAGGAAGTGGCGCAGATGCCGAACCTCATCGAGGTTCAGAAGGCGTCCTACGACCAGTTCCTGATGATCGACGAGCCCAAGGGCGGCCGTGGCGACGAGGGCCTGCAGTCCGTCTTCAAGTCGGTCTTCCCGATCGGCGATTTCTCGGGCGCTTCGCTGCTCGAATTCGTCAAGTACACCTTCGAGCCGCCGAAGTATGACGTCGACGAGTGCCGCCAGCGCGGCATGACCTTCTCGGCGCCGCTGAAGGTGACGCTGCGCCTGATCGTGTTCGATATCGATCCCGACACCCAGGCAAAGTCGGTCAAGGACATCAAGGAGCAGGATGTCTACATGGGCGACATGCCGCTCATGACCGACAACGGCACCTTCATCGTCAACGGCACCGAGCGCGTCATCGTCTCGCAGATGCATCGTTCGCCGGGCGTGTTCTTCGACCACGACAAGGGCAAGACCCACTCCTCGGGCAAGCTGCTCTTCGCCGCGCGCATCATCCCCTACCGTGGGTCCTGGCTCGACATCGAGTTCGACGCCAAGGACATCGTTTACGCGCGCATCGACCGGAAGCGTAAGATCCCCGTCACGTCGCTGCTGTTTGCGCTCGGCATGGACGGCGAGGAGATCCTCAGCCGCTTCTATAACCACATCACCTATGTCCGTGACGCCAAGGGCTGGCGCGTTCCCTACGACGCCGAGCGCATGAAGGGCTTCAAGGCGACCGTCGACCTGATCGACGCCGACACTGGCGAGGTCGTGGTCGAGGCCGGCAAGAAGCTCGTCGCCCGTACCGCGCGCCAGCTCGCCGAGAAGGGCCTGAAGTTCCTGCGCGCGACCGACGAGGACCTCGTCGGCCAGTACATCGCCGAGGACATCGTCGATCCCGAGACCGGCGAAGTGCATGCCGAGGCCGGCGAAGAGCTGACCATGGCCGCCGAGGCCAAGACCGGCGAGATGAAGGGCAACCTCGTCGACCTGATCGCCAAGGGCTATGACGAGATCACCGTTCTCGACATCGACCACATCACGGTCGGTCCCTACATCCGCAACACGCTCGCCGT
This portion of the Bosea sp. OAE506 genome encodes:
- the rplK gene encoding 50S ribosomal protein L11; the protein is MAKKITGYVKLQVPAGAANPSPPIGPALGQRGLNIMEFCKAFNAKTAQMEKGMPIPVIITAYQDRSFTFEMKQPPVSYWLKKAAGLTSGSKTPGRGGNVGKVTIAQINEIAEKKMADLNCDSVESASSMIKGSARSMGLEVVG
- the rplA gene encoding 50S ribosomal protein L1 — translated: MAHIGKRVVKGRDGIDRTKLYPLTEAVGLVKERATAKFDETVEVSMNLGVDPRHADQMVRGVCNLPNGSGRVLRVAVFARGAKAEEAKKAGADIVGAEDLVEIVQKGTIDFDRCIATPDMMPLVGRLGKVLGPRGLMPNPKVGTVTMDLTNAVAASKGGSVEFRVEKAGIVHAAVGKVSFTAEKLAENIKAFADSVAKAKPAGAKGTYIQRVAISSTMGPGVKIEPNTVLGG
- a CDS encoding cytochrome b/b6 domain-containing protein: MTMTAGIDGQDQRLAPPASSRRPLPPISRALHWLMAILVLMMFITGVLMKQFGEGAIADALYTFHKTAGVCALALVLIRLGYRAIAQWQGRWSRSAGSHWVHGLLYLGLLGVPLLGWAGISDFGALGIYAGWSLPAIWPEGAGHAAWLFRSHAILAFLLLGCVAIHLGIALGAYIERGGTGARTRRGAPEGMNGASPSPPSVP
- the rplL gene encoding 50S ribosomal protein L7/L12, whose amino-acid sequence is MADLTKLVDELSSLTVLEAADLAKMLEEKWGVSAAAAVAVAAGPAGAAPAAAAEEQTEFTVVLASAGDKKIEVIKEVRAITGLGLKEAKDLVEAAPKPVKESVGKDEAEKLKKQLEAVGAKVELK
- the rplJ gene encoding 50S ribosomal protein L10, encoding MDKAAKTDAVATLNEVFANTSVVVVAHYAGLTVAQFQKLRREMKANGATVKVAKNRLAKIALEGTDVASISKLLTGPTLIAYSNDPVAAPKVATAFAKDNDKLVILGGAMGKTALNPDGVKALATMPSLDELRAKLLGLIQAPATKIAQLSTAPAAKLARVFQAYADKDAA